Proteins from a single region of Candidatus Eisenbacteria bacterium:
- a CDS encoding SDR family oxidoreductase: MELRGRWALVTGAAKRVGRVIALELAARGANVVVHYNSSAPDAAATVTALRAKGVDAVALRADLGDATSVRRLAAEAEARSAGGLAVLVNSASNYLRTPFDEITDAAWSASVDVNLRAPFLLAWEIGRAMRGRGEGAIVNIADWAGERPYRDYLPYCVSKAGVIALTKALAKELAPAVRVNAVAPGPVLLPDDFGPEQVAAVRRATPLGRIGTPEDVARAIRFLVEEAAFSTGTILHVDGGRAIA; the protein is encoded by the coding sequence GTGGAACTCCGGGGTCGCTGGGCGCTCGTCACGGGGGCGGCGAAGCGCGTGGGACGGGTCATCGCGCTCGAGCTCGCCGCCCGCGGCGCCAACGTCGTCGTCCACTACAACAGCTCGGCTCCCGACGCCGCGGCGACGGTCACGGCCCTGCGCGCGAAGGGCGTCGACGCGGTCGCGCTCCGCGCCGATCTCGGCGACGCGACGAGCGTGCGCCGCCTCGCCGCCGAGGCCGAAGCGCGCAGCGCGGGCGGCCTCGCCGTCCTCGTGAACAGCGCCTCCAACTACCTGCGGACCCCCTTCGACGAGATCACCGACGCGGCGTGGAGCGCGAGCGTCGACGTGAACCTCCGCGCGCCCTTCCTGCTCGCCTGGGAGATCGGCCGCGCCATGCGCGGGCGCGGCGAGGGCGCGATCGTCAACATCGCCGACTGGGCCGGCGAGCGGCCCTACCGCGACTACCTGCCGTACTGCGTCTCGAAGGCGGGCGTCATCGCGCTCACGAAGGCGCTCGCGAAGGAGCTCGCACCCGCCGTGCGCGTGAACGCGGTCGCGCCAGGCCCCGTGCTGCTCCCCGACGACTTCGGACCGGAGCAGGTGGCGGCGGTGCGTCGCGCGACGCCGCTCGGCCGCATCGGCACGCCCGAAGACGTGGCACGTGCCATACGCTTCCTCGTCGAGGAGGCGGCGTTCTCGACCGGGACGATCCTGCACGTCGACGGTGGCCGCGCGATCGCGTGA